Part of the Mercenaria mercenaria strain notata chromosome 8, MADL_Memer_1, whole genome shotgun sequence genome is shown below.
GCAACGCAGACGACAAGCCAACACAATCGTACATTGCCCTTATCTCCATGGCGATTCTTAGTACACCCGGGCGACGTATGCTGCTAAGCGACATATACCAGTACGTGATGGATAACTTTGACTACTACAACAACAACGAAAAAGCATGGCGTAACAGCATTCGTCATAATCTCAGTCTGAACGAGTGCTTCGTGAAAGCAGGACGAGCTGACAATGGTAAGTCTttagttttttttagtttttagttttcaCATATTACTGTCCATATGGGATCGTACCCATAAATGTTCTATGGGCAAAAAGGTGTATAGCTCTATTTTATATAAACGAAAATCGTATGTTAGCAGGTCTAATCGAAATGAAAGGTATAAACATTGTGGTTCAGTTCACTCttgacaatatttatttaaacatacatgtacatgtagtctGTAAAACTCAAATCATattttgatgaagaaattccATACTCAGAGCAAACATTTACCTAGTGTAGTTTTCGACAGTGTCTCACTGCCTTCTTCAGCACTGACTGACCGGTTATGGTAGGTCACGTGACGTAGGAAGGTCACGTGATCGAAGAACAACATCATCAGTTGTATCAAATCATATTGTTGAATTAAATTAATGATTTCCAACATATTTTTACTCTGCCAGAATATGTTAATTTATTACACGTAATCAAATGCTGACACGTACGCATGACTTGAACACGTAGACAGAGGCTAATACGCTAATTAATAGACTCACGGtactattttttttaagatactaTCTTAACACATTTCTACtgtgacttttttgtttgtttgttctcgCATGTATAATGACTATACATGACTAACCGTCGTAGTTCCTACAGTTCCTATACTCGGTTATTCAGGAAGACAGATGATATCAATGATCACTGTTTTACTAGAGAAAGCGAAAACCGGATCGTATCTTTTTTTAGCGGGATATATACACAACTGATATGACCAAATACATGTCTAtcatatttttatagatctatttTCTTTTCTCTAGGTAAAGGAAACTATTGGAGTATTCACCCAGCATGTATAGAAGATTTCGCAAACGGAGATTTCCGCAGACGACAGGCGAGACGTCGGGCAAGGAAGAGCTTGAAGGATACGAATCAACAACATGCCCCATCTTCTGTATATAGATACAACATAGGGTACGTGCCCATGACAGCATCACACATCGCTTACCACCCATACAACAACGCGACAGCAGCTTCATCCATGTATTACCCGCAATCCCGCGTTTTCCCGCCAATGGCACATGCACATCCACAAACTACGTCATCAAGCGCGTTCTTGCACACGAATCAATCACAGGCGCAGTCAAGCTATTTGTCAGGGTGTGCCTTTAGTGGTCCACAGGGAAAATCATCGCAAGGCTTTTCTGCATCTGCACAGAAACTTTTGGCTGATCAGACGAACTCGGCAGCTCTTTCAATGCAAGCGTTCGCACAACAACAATTAGCGTCAAGTTTACAGTTTCAAAACTGGTGATGAACGAACACTATTTCTTTTGTGAAAAATGtgctatattttgtaaatatcatttgttgcatttgaatgacatgtatatagatctatgtaatatattaaatagtgatttttctaaaagtcgtcTTATTTTTGAAAGCGTTATTTTCCAAGTAGAATCTACGAAATCATAGGACGAGTTCTAACCTAAATAGAGTTTGTTCGATTAACTAAACTAAACAAAACTAAGTTTCTACCCCAGCAACGTCATTTGACATACATTGCCTACTCGAGTTCGATCAACATCGTCGTATATTTCACCACCTTTACTTAATTACATAGTCCTAGCGAAAACCTTCGTTTTGCTAATACACTTCTGGACCATCTCTCAAGCAGAGTTAATTAAGTCGACTGAACTCGCACACAGATCATATATTGCATCCCTCCAATTTTAATATCGATTTACAATAAAGACTTTGAACAGTTCACTTTTACTGATTCGCCTTTTTAGGAATTCCCTCCGTCTGTCCTTCtacaaatctggatcctgcaattacccaaaaagtattcaagctaggttcataaaacttggtatgtgatgAGGGCAATATGTAgtgtagattatgcacgtacatgacttattCTTAGAGGTCATAGGtcaggtcactattgaaggtcaattGTTTCCGCTCTATagcttttatatgcattgattgattatcttagtgctacataTTGTTCTGATGGTATTTTTCAGATCGACAATCATCATGCATTTATTTGGAACATAtgttagcttttaaattttatgatattgatggatgagtgtacatgtatgcaaaatgaattttacTGATTTATACTTCTGGTACAATCCCTGGTATAATCATTTCAAATCTAGTTTTTTTTAGTGTGTTTGTCGTAAAAATTGTGCTATTGTTACTCTTATTGTTGTAGATGCTATGTATTTACATACAGAAGGCCATATAGaaaataagttgtatgtatactatgtcatcttcttaaaataaagctattattattattatatcattattattattattattacacacAAATATTCCCAAtgatagacaatgtgtcaacacatgatctatgatgtcgattaaaggtcaagatcactgtttaaggtcaagtaaaactcCATATCTTTTATTGCATTGACGGATTTTTTTACCACTACAAGCAAATGTTATTCGTGACCAGACAATATGTCGCATCCATGGCCCATACCTGGTGGccaaatgtcatatttatttgttatttgttgggtttaacgtcgcaccaacacaattataggggatgaaaatccccgagacggtaacgtccgtatacagttattcgtctttgttgtttgca
Proteins encoded:
- the LOC123565394 gene encoding forkhead box protein fkh-2-like gives rise to the protein MNTKTQHPFSIDFITGEAMRSENDDLGLNMYNPDQLADNMEKAPINNCRQTPSPTDSGLESDHSPSRLETHNASKDNSIAELQVLLSLEKNASGSKAKVTDSNADDKPTQSYIALISMAILSTPGRRMLLSDIYQYVMDNFDYYNNNEKAWRNSIRHNLSLNECFVKAGRADNGKGNYWSIHPACIEDFANGDFRRRQARRRARKSLKDTNQQHAPSSVYRYNIGYVPMTASHIAYHPYNNATAASSMYYPQSRVFPPMAHAHPQTTSSSAFLHTNQSQAQSSYLSGCAFSGPQGKSSQGFSASAQKLLADQTNSAALSMQAFAQQQLASSLQFQNW